GTAGCGCCCAACGTCGACGAGGATGCCGTAATCACAGCCCTTCCGGACGCATCGCCGGTACGCATCGTCGAGGAACTCGCGCAGGCCAAGGCACACGCTGCCTCTCCGGCCTACCCCAATGACATTGTCATTGGCGGGGATTCAATGCTGCTTCTCGACGGGCAGTTGCAGGGCAAGCCCCACACGGAAGAAAAGACCATTGAGCGCTGGCATCAACAGAGTGGCCGGACGGCTGAGCTGATTACTGGTCACTGTGTCGTGACACCAAAGGGCGAGCACCTTGAGGTGGCGATTACTTCCCTCGATTTCGCTGAAGTCCCAGAAGAGGACATCCGTGCCTACGCTGCGACGGGCGAGCCGCTGAAGTGCGCTGGCGCGTTTACTTTGGAGGCTCTAGGCGGCTGGTTTGTCGATGGCATCAATGGCGACTCATCCAGTGTGATCGGACTGTCGCTACCTGTCGTGCGCCGAGCTCTGTATCGCTACGGCTATTCGGTCTCCCAGTTCTGGAATCGGTAGGCATCGCAAGAACCGTCGAAAAGCAAAAACCGCACCAAT
The sequence above is drawn from the Corynebacterium jeikeium genome and encodes:
- a CDS encoding septum formation inhibitor Maf, translating into MSSPRIVLASTSPSRLHILRSAGIEPITVAPNVDEDAVITALPDASPVRIVEELAQAKAHAASPAYPNDIVIGGDSMLLLDGQLQGKPHTEEKTIERWHQQSGRTAELITGHCVVTPKGEHLEVAITSLDFAEVPEEDIRAYAATGEPLKCAGAFTLEALGGWFVDGINGDSSSVIGLSLPVVRRALYRYGYSVSQFWNR